ATACACAATGGCTGCTGACCGCATGAACGAAAGAGTTTCTTACCTGTATCAGCCTTACAACCCATCCATTCTACGTCTTGTTAAGATGGTTATTGATGCTGCGCATAAAGAAGGCAAATGGGCTGGAATGTGCGGAGAGATGGCTGGAGACGAAACAGCAATTCCGTTATTGTTAGGTTTAGGATTGGATGAATTCTCTATGAGTGCGACATCTATCCTTAAAGCAAGATCACAAATTCTTAACCTGTCTAAAAAAGAAATGGAAGAGCTTGCTGAAAAAGCATTGCAAATGTCCACAACAGAAGAAGTTATGGAAGCAGTTAAAGCTGCAGCAAAACTTTCTTAATCAGGCAGAAAAAATAAATAAATTTTTTAATAAAAAAAGTGAGGATTCATGTTTAGAATTGCTTGCAGCGGGTAAAAATAAACTAAGCACAGGCACTTAAAGTTTTTTAAGTTTGCTAAGCTATTCTCATTTTCCCCTTATTGACTGACTAGTAGCCTAGTCAGTCCTTTTTTTGCTTCTTTTTCTCATGTCCTGTTAATGAATTATTTTAAGCCTGTATGGTATGATTGAGGAGCAAACGAAGAAATTGGGAGGGAGAATGGAATGCTTTCTAAAGAAAATACGGTAATTGGATTTATCGGCATCGGTGTAATGGGAAAAAGCATGGCGCGCAATCTCATGAAAAAAGGGTATTCTGTTGTGGTGTATAACCGCACGAAGGAAAAAGCAGCAGATTTGCTGCAGGAAGGCGCAGCTTGGGCTGCAAGTCCGAAAGAAGCAGCGGAAAAAGCTAATGTTATCATTACGATCGTTGGCTACCCTAAAGATGTGGAAGAAGTGTATTTAGGGGAGAATGGAATCATAACAAACGGCAAAGAAAATACATATGTGATTGATATGACAACATCAACTCCAAGCTTGGCTAAAAAGCTTTTTGAAGAAGCTAAGAGCAAAAAGATGCATGCATTAGATGCACCTGTTTCTGGCGGCGATATTGGCGCTAGGGAGGCTAAGCTGTCGATAATGGTCGGAGGAGACAAGGAAGCCTTCCATGATATGCTGCCAATTTTCGAAATCTTGGGAACAAATATCGTTTACCAAGGTCCGGCAGGCTCTGGACAGCATACGAAGATGTGCAATCAGATTGCCATTGCTTCGAATATGATAGGAGTTTGTGAAGCGATTGTTTATGCTGAAAAAGCAGGCTTAAACCCGGAAAATGTTTTGAAAAGCATTTCGACAGGAGCAGCGGGCAGCTTTTCGTTGACTAACTTGGCTCCGAGAATGATTAAAGGAGACTTTGACCCAGGTTTTTATATTAAGCATTTTATTAAAGATATGAAAATTGCCATGGAAGAAGCAGAAAAAATGGGCATGGAAACACCAGGCTTGACGCTGGCTGAAAGCTTGTACAGCAGACTGTCTGCTTTAGGTCAAGACGAGTTGGGCACACAGGCATTATATAAATACTGGCAGCAATAAAAAAAGGAACTCTCCTTAAGCACAGGAGAGTTCCTTTTTTTGTTTAATGGGAGGCTAAATATGCTGCAAGTCTGTCACATGCCTCTTTTAATGTATCAAAAGAATAAGCGAAGGAAATGCGGAAATAGCCTTCTCCTAAAGCTGAAAAAGCGCTGCCTGGAACAACTGCTAAATTGGCCTTTTCCACTAAATCCAAGCAAAAGTCAAAGGAGCTTGTGCCTGCTACAGGTATCTTAATGAAAAAGTAAAAGGCGCCGTCAGGGTTTATCACTTCTAAGCCCATATCTGCCAGGCGGGAGTAAAGATAGTCCCGTCTTTTTTTATACTCCTCTTTCATTGCTAAACTGTCATTAATGCCGACAGTTAATGCCTGTAATGCTGCTCGCTGGGAAACAGATGACGCGCATGTCACGTTGTATTGATGAACTTTCAATATTTGCTGGCAAATGCTTTCAGGAGCAAACAGAAAACCAATTCTCCAGCCTGTCATGCTGTGAGATTTAGATAGACCATTAATCACAATCGTTTTTTCTCTTAAAAAACTGCCGATGGATATATGATCAGCATCAAAGAGTAGTTCGCTGTAGATTTCATCTGCCAGTACGAATATATCTTTGTCTTTAAGCAGTTCAGCTATAGCCAAAAGTTCCTGCTTGTTAAGGCTGACACCTGTCGGATTGCTTGGATACGGCAAAACGATGCATCTAGTCTTATTTGTTATGTATGGTGCAATAAGCTCTGCAGTAAAGCGAAACCCATTGTCTTTAATATCCACATAAACTGGATTTGCCCCGCAAAGGCGAACTATCGGCTCATATCCAGGATAAACAGGTCCTGGAAGTATCACTTCGACACCTTCGTCTAATATGGTCCGGAAGGCTATATCGATTGCTTCACTTGCGCCTGCAGTTACAATAACCTCTGATTGGGGATTATAGTTTAAGCCGTATTTTTGGTTGACAAAGTTACTTGCTGCCTCTCTGAGTGAAAGATCTCCTGCATTATGAGTATATGTCGTAAAATCCTCATCAATTGCTTTTTTGGCAGCTTCTTTAATATGATCTGGTGTAGGAAAATCAGGCTGGCCGATTGTAAGGGAAAGCATGTCTTTTTTGCCTGCAACCATGTTGGAGAATTTACGAATTCCGGATATTTCAATATCCTTTACTTTTTTGTTTATCAAATATTCCATGTTTTCCACCTTATTTTTTATTTTCTGCTTATTATTAGTATCATAACAAATCCGTGTTATCTTGAAAACATTAGCCTGACCATAAAAAAAGAAGCACTTTGAAAAAAGCGCTAAAGTTTATTGCAAAGATTAATAACCGTAGTCCCAATCTATATCATTTTTGAGAAAAACGATGTCTCCATCCGCGGGCGTAAGAATGAAATTTATTTCCTCTGTGACAGAAGTGTCTGCAATTTGTATATTTTCAACAATGATGATAGATGAATCAAGGTTAAAGAAAATGGCTGTACTATTCATCGGTTTACTTCCCCCCTTATACGCTCCATCTTAAGTTACTGATGCCCTATACAATATCCTATTCGCAAAGGATATTTTCGATTAGATTTTAGCTCGAAATTCACAAAGTTGTGCTTTTTTAAAGCGTATGGCAGAACACTTAAAGTTTTACGATTACAGTTTATTTACATAAAAAGGGTTGTTTCCTTTAATTTCAGCAGATAAGATGGAAAAGGAGGAGGTTATTACCATAAATGTATGGATAATGGGGGTAATCTTCATTTCCTTTCATATAATGATAAAACAAGTTCTGTTTGATTGAAGGAGGTCAATTTATAGAATGGAACAACGAAAAATCCAAACGAAAGATTTACGAGGGCCCGCACTGTATTTTTCATTGCCAATACTCGCTTGGGCTCTATATGATGCAGCAAACACGATATTTTCTTCCAATATTAACACGATATTTTTCCCTTTATATTTAAAAGAGGTAATTGGCTCAAATGAGGTTCAAGACCAAATAGCCAGCACGTTAATATCGTATTCTAACGCACTAGCTAGCTTTTTGTTAGTTTTATTCTCCCCTTTGTTTGGCGTGCTTATGGATAGAACAGGGAGGAAAAAGAAATATATTATCATTTTTACGATCATAACAGTTATTTCAACTGTTCTGATGGGAGTTTTCGGAGGAATCACATTCCAAGACTCTATCATAGGCATACCTATGTCATTATTTATCGTTATATTATTATTCGTTTTTGCAAAGTTTACTTACCATTCTAGTCTTGTATTTTATGATGCGATGATTTCAGATCTTGGCACAAAAGAACAGCTGCCGCTTATTTCTGGATTTGGTGTGGCAGTTGGATATATGGGGACATTGATTGGCTTGCTTGTATACATATTTGTTGGAGATGATAACTTTCATCAATCATTTATCCCGACAGGCTTGCTGTTTTTATTATTGTCTCTACCGCTTTTCTTTATTATTAAAGATACTCCAAAACAGACTGCAGAAAAACAATCCTTTCTGTCTGGCTATAAGGAAATCTATGAAACATTTAAGCAAGCAAAGAGCTACCGTAATATCTTTACTTTTATGATTGCTTATTTCTTCTTAAATGATGCAGTGGCTACGACAATTGCGATGATGGCTGTTTATGCACAAGCCATAGTTGGGTTCTCTACGGGCAAGTTTATTGTTTTATATTTAGTCTCAACACTATCAAGCATAATAGGCTCTTTTATTTTTGGTTACATTGCAAAAAGAATCGGTGCTTATCAATCAATCAGAATTGTGGGGTATCTATTAGTTGCTGCCTTAATTATCGCAACAGCTGCTTGGAATGAGCTGATGTTCTGGATTGCTGGAAGCATGTTTGGTATTGCTCTTGGCAGCATGTGGGTTACTTCTAGAACGTATATCGTTGAAATTACCCCCGAGGAAAAAAGGGGCCAGTTTTTTGGTTTATTTGCCTTCTCAGGTAAAGTTTCCTCTATTGTTGGTCCTCTTCTATATGGAAGCATCACCTTAATTTTTGCTGATTTAGGAGATACTGCGAGCAGGATGGCATTAGGGTCACTAATCATCCTAACTATAATAGGTTTGATCGTGCACGGAAAGGTACAAACAGATAAATAACGAACAAATAGGCTGAAACATAAGGACGTCAATCTCTAATCAAAACCAAACTATTAACGATTAATAATTTGGTTTTTTGCATGAATATAACAATGAAAAGTCTTAGCAGAATGGAGCGGAGGATACCAGACTTCTGCGGGTAAAAGAGGACACTTTAGCTTCCTCCCCCCGAAAAAAGCGATTGGACGAGAGCTAATGAACCGAACAATTTATTCGTATTTAGATAGGCTATCTTTTGTTTTGTCTCATCTCCTGTTGGGTTTATGAGACACATCTGTGCAAATTATTTTTTTAGCACTCTTCATAGATTTTAAAAGCGGCCGATATAAAAAAAGAATCAAGGCAAAGCTTTCATCTGAACAAACTTTTGCCAATTATAAAATAAATGTTTAAGTTTACAATAATTGCAACGATATAACGAGTAAGCAGATTATGTTTAGTAGGAAGGACGAAAATAATGAACAACGATAAAGGAATCTTACTAGAGACAGGTACAAATGAATTAGAGATTGTAGAATTTGGTGTAGGCAAAAATAAATTCGGGATAAATGTTATTAAGGTAAAAGAAATTATTAACCCTGTACCTATTACGTCAATTCCCCATGCCCATCCTAATGTTGAGGGCATTATGGAATTGAGAGGAGAAGTGCTGCCAGTCGTAAACCTTGCAAATGCTTTAGGTTTGCCGCCTTCAGAGGAGCCGGAGAAAGATAAATTTATTGTTTCTGAGTTCAACAAAACAAAAATTATCTTTCACGTACATAATGTCTCCCAGATACATCGTATCTCTTGGGAAGACATTGAAAAGCCTTCTGAAATGTACCAAGGTGCAGAAAGTCAAATCATTGGTGTAATTAAGCTGAATGGCGAAATGATTTTGCTTCTTGACTTCGAACGCATTGTTGTTGATATTAATCCAGATTCAGGTATTAATGTTCAGCAAGTGAAAAGATTAGGAACACGTGAAAGAAGCAATAAACAGCTTATTGTAGTCGAAGATTCACCATTGCTAAGAAAACTGCTTGAGGATACGCTAGCAGAGGCAGGCTATGAGAAGGTGCATTTCTTTGAAAATGGCCGAGAAGCATTGGAACATTTGCAAGGAGTCATTGATTCTGGCAAAAAGATAGAAGATGTTGTCCAATTGGTGATTACAGATATTGAAATGCCGCAAATGGATGGACATCATTTAACAAGAAAGATTAAAGAGGAAGCTAAGCTGAGCCATCTTCCAGTTATCATTTTCTCTTCCTTAATTACGGAAGATTTAAGACATAAAGGGAAACGTGTCGGAGCGAATGCACAAGTAAGCAAACCAGAAATAGCGGAATTAATTCTGTTAGTTGATGAGTATATTATCTAAAAAAGAAAGACTGCATGAATGATGAATTCTTGCAGTCTTTTTGCTATATGCATTTAACTAATAGCTTTCCCCAAGTCTTTTGAAAACAGGCTTAACATATCGTTTGCTTGGCGGCTTGTTTTGATCTTGGTTGTCTTCTTTTAAACCAGTATATGAAATCAACAGCTTTTTTGCCTGGTTAAGAGAGAGGGTAGATTTTGGATTCCTGACGTTTTGGTTTAAAGAACCAAGATGAGGCAATTCTTCAAAATCTTTTTTTGTTGGCGGCAAGTGAAAGGTATATTCCCCGCATTGAACCAGGATATCAGACTGCTGCTGGCTGTTTCTTGGATTGCTGGAAAAGTGAAGCCCTACCTTTTTTGCTTTCCCTTCACTCAGCAGTTTTTGCAGACTTGCCTGTTTCAGCTTATAAAGAAATTTCGGATCTGTTGCTGTTTTAGCATGGCGATTTACTACTGAAATGGATTGAGAGAGGTTTTCGATCGTTGGATGCAGTTGCGGCATTTTTGATGGATGCTTGTGCATTATCTATAAACTCCTTTCTAGTAGAGAATGAATACAAGCTATTATACTATTTTTCCAATAGAAAAGGAATCCTAATCTAAAAGCGTCTTTTATAATGGAATGATTCCTTTTTAAAAGGTTATTATAAACATTTCTTACTAATTGCCGATAATTATACTAAGAAAAACGTAGATATATTATTGATTCCATTATTGTAGACGAACAGCCTGGGATTTATACATTTTAGCGCATGGCTAATTTTGAACGAAAAGCAATAAAAGAAGTAATTAAGGATGATACAAATGAACGGATTTTTTGAGAGTATTAAGGACGAACAGCATCTAGACCCTAATATGAAAATAGAGAGAATCATATTTGAAATCATTTTTAATCATGTTAATGATCTGGTATATATCATGAAGGCAGAGCCTGGTCCTGTTTTTCGCTATGTATTTGCCAATAAGGCAGGCTATATTCACGCGAAGCTCACACCTGATTATATCGGGAAATCATTGCAGGATGTTCTGCACCAAGGTGTATATGGTGGCCTGCAGCTAGAATATGAAAAGGTGTATGCGGAAAAAAACATCCATGTATTCTCTGATGAAGTTATGTTGCCAGAAGGAATTAAAAGATATGGTGAATCTGTCTTAACACCTATACTGGATAAAAATAGGGATGTTAAATTCATCGTTTCTGTTACTAGAGATGTGACAAAACTGCAGGAAGAAAAGCAGAGACTGATTGAAAGAGAGCAGGAAATTCGTTCCATCGTCGATCATAATCTAGACGCCATTTTAGGGATTGATTTAAACGGCTTGGTCCAAACGATTAATCCGGCAGCTGAAAAGTTAATGGAATATCCTTTAGACAAAATAAAAAACAGGTCAATCTTTGATTTAATAGAAGAAGTAAGCTATACATCCTTTAAGGATCAAGTTAGGAAATGCAGGTTGACTCACCTATCTCGGTCACTCGACAGCATGCTGAAAATGAAGAATGGCCAAGTACTTAATGTTCATATTAAAATCATCCCCATTCTAATTAGTAGTACTGCAAAAGGGATGTATATCATTTTAAGAGATATGTCTGAGAAAACAGAGACTGCCGAGAAAATTAGATATATGGCTTTTCACGATCAACTGACAGGTCTGTATAACAGACGCGCTCTTCTGGAAGATTTAAATATTGAAATAAACAAGGCGACTAAAACCGGCCAAGAAATCGCGCTATTGACAATTGACCTTGATCGGTTTAAATACATTAATGACACATTTGGCCATATTGTCGGCGACCAGATATTGATAAAGGTTGCTGAAAGGCTGTTAGAATTCAATAACCAAGATTGCCATGTTTACAGGCAAGGCGGAGATGAGTTCATTATTATGCTATCTAACACAACAAGGCAGAAAACGAGCGCCTTTGCTCAAGCAATTTTGTCGAGGTTTGCCAGCTCTTTTTATCTAAATTCACAAGAATATTATATAACGCCAAGTATCGGCATCAGCATGTATCCTAACGATGGGAAGGATGAAGATACACTTATCAAAAATGCGGATGAAGCACTTTTCCGAGTGAAGGAAAGAGGAAAAGCTCATTCTCAATTTTACCGGTCTGATATGAATGTCGCTTTAACAAATATCGTAACATTGGAAACTAACTTGCGAAAAGCGGTGCAAAATAAAGAACTGACCCTTTTTTATCAGCCGCAGATTGATTTAAAAACTCAGAGTATTAAAAGTGTTGAGGCGTTGCTGCGCTGGGATAGCCCTGTCCTTGGAATTATTTCTCCAGGTGAATTCATACCTCTTGCAGAGGATACTGGACTTATCATCCCAATTGGCAACTGGGTGATTGAAACAGCTTGTCAGCAAATCAGCAAATGGTTGAAGTCATTTAATGATGGTATTCGAATTGCCGTCAATATTTCACCAAAACAGTTTGAACAGCCGAATTTTGTTGATATTATCAAAACAGCCATTATAAAAAATGATATTCCGCCGCACTTGCTGGAAATTGAAATAACAGAAGGGGCTATGCATAATTCTAAAGATGCTATACCTATCCTTCGGAAATTAAAGGAGCTTGGGGTCATTATTTCTGTTGATGATTTCGGGACAGGATACTCCTCACTCAGTTATTTAAAACAATTTCCGATTGATATTTTAAAAATTGACCAATCATTTGTCAGAGATGTGCTAGA
This DNA window, taken from Niallia sp. Man26, encodes the following:
- a CDS encoding NAD(P)-dependent oxidoreductase; translation: MLSKENTVIGFIGIGVMGKSMARNLMKKGYSVVVYNRTKEKAADLLQEGAAWAASPKEAAEKANVIITIVGYPKDVEEVYLGENGIITNGKENTYVIDMTTSTPSLAKKLFEEAKSKKMHALDAPVSGGDIGAREAKLSIMVGGDKEAFHDMLPIFEILGTNIVYQGPAGSGQHTKMCNQIAIASNMIGVCEAIVYAEKAGLNPENVLKSISTGAAGSFSLTNLAPRMIKGDFDPGFYIKHFIKDMKIAMEEAEKMGMETPGLTLAESLYSRLSALGQDELGTQALYKYWQQ
- a CDS encoding chemotaxis protein, with amino-acid sequence MNNDKGILLETGTNELEIVEFGVGKNKFGINVIKVKEIINPVPITSIPHAHPNVEGIMELRGEVLPVVNLANALGLPPSEEPEKDKFIVSEFNKTKIIFHVHNVSQIHRISWEDIEKPSEMYQGAESQIIGVIKLNGEMILLLDFERIVVDINPDSGINVQQVKRLGTRERSNKQLIVVEDSPLLRKLLEDTLAEAGYEKVHFFENGREALEHLQGVIDSGKKIEDVVQLVITDIEMPQMDGHHLTRKIKEEAKLSHLPVIIFSSLITEDLRHKGKRVGANAQVSKPEIAELILLVDEYII
- a CDS encoding YkyB family protein — its product is MHKHPSKMPQLHPTIENLSQSISVVNRHAKTATDPKFLYKLKQASLQKLLSEGKAKKVGLHFSSNPRNSQQQSDILVQCGEYTFHLPPTKKDFEELPHLGSLNQNVRNPKSTLSLNQAKKLLISYTGLKEDNQDQNKPPSKRYVKPVFKRLGESY
- a CDS encoding aminotransferase A translates to MEYLINKKVKDIEISGIRKFSNMVAGKKDMLSLTIGQPDFPTPDHIKEAAKKAIDEDFTTYTHNAGDLSLREAASNFVNQKYGLNYNPQSEVIVTAGASEAIDIAFRTILDEGVEVILPGPVYPGYEPIVRLCGANPVYVDIKDNGFRFTAELIAPYITNKTRCIVLPYPSNPTGVSLNKQELLAIAELLKDKDIFVLADEIYSELLFDADHISIGSFLREKTIVINGLSKSHSMTGWRIGFLFAPESICQQILKVHQYNVTCASSVSQRAALQALTVGINDSLAMKEEYKKRRDYLYSRLADMGLEVINPDGAFYFFIKIPVAGTSSFDFCLDLVEKANLAVVPGSAFSALGEGYFRISFAYSFDTLKEACDRLAAYLASH
- a CDS encoding MFS transporter, which translates into the protein MEQRKIQTKDLRGPALYFSLPILAWALYDAANTIFSSNINTIFFPLYLKEVIGSNEVQDQIASTLISYSNALASFLLVLFSPLFGVLMDRTGRKKKYIIIFTIITVISTVLMGVFGGITFQDSIIGIPMSLFIVILLFVFAKFTYHSSLVFYDAMISDLGTKEQLPLISGFGVAVGYMGTLIGLLVYIFVGDDNFHQSFIPTGLLFLLLSLPLFFIIKDTPKQTAEKQSFLSGYKEIYETFKQAKSYRNIFTFMIAYFFLNDAVATTIAMMAVYAQAIVGFSTGKFIVLYLVSTLSSIIGSFIFGYIAKRIGAYQSIRIVGYLLVAALIIATAAWNELMFWIAGSMFGIALGSMWVTSRTYIVEITPEEKRGQFFGLFAFSGKVSSIVGPLLYGSITLIFADLGDTASRMALGSLIILTIIGLIVHGKVQTDK
- a CDS encoding EAL domain-containing protein, which encodes MNGFFESIKDEQHLDPNMKIERIIFEIIFNHVNDLVYIMKAEPGPVFRYVFANKAGYIHAKLTPDYIGKSLQDVLHQGVYGGLQLEYEKVYAEKNIHVFSDEVMLPEGIKRYGESVLTPILDKNRDVKFIVSVTRDVTKLQEEKQRLIEREQEIRSIVDHNLDAILGIDLNGLVQTINPAAEKLMEYPLDKIKNRSIFDLIEEVSYTSFKDQVRKCRLTHLSRSLDSMLKMKNGQVLNVHIKIIPILISSTAKGMYIILRDMSEKTETAEKIRYMAFHDQLTGLYNRRALLEDLNIEINKATKTGQEIALLTIDLDRFKYINDTFGHIVGDQILIKVAERLLEFNNQDCHVYRQGGDEFIIMLSNTTRQKTSAFAQAILSRFASSFYLNSQEYYITPSIGISMYPNDGKDEDTLIKNADEALFRVKERGKAHSQFYRSDMNVALTNIVTLETNLRKAVQNKELTLFYQPQIDLKTQSIKSVEALLRWDSPVLGIISPGEFIPLAEDTGLIIPIGNWVIETACQQISKWLKSFNDGIRIAVNISPKQFEQPNFVDIIKTAIIKNDIPPHLLEIEITEGAMHNSKDAIPILRKLKELGVIISVDDFGTGYSSLSYLKQFPIDILKIDQSFVRDVLENVKDAAIITTIIHLGENLGMDVIAEGVESREQADILKAANCHKAQGFYYSKPLPAEEVERFLQTKISINNRNELPGL